The following nucleotide sequence is from Bradyrhizobium roseum.
GTGGTCGAGCACCAGATAGGGTTTTATGGCGGCATCGTCGAAATCGGCGCGGCGCTGGCGGAGGATCTCGGCGTAATAGCGCCAGTCCCACGGGGCGAGGGTGAAATTGCCGCCCTCCTCCGCGATCAGCGCCTGCAGGGCATCGCGGTCGGCGAGCGCTCGCGCCCGGGCCGGCTTCCAGACCCGCTCCAGCAGGCTGCGCACGGCTTCCGGCGTCTTGGCCATGGAATCCTCCAGCCGGTAGGCGGCGTAGGTTGGATAGCCCATGATCTTCGCGGCTTCCTCCCGCAGGGCAAGAATCTCCACGATGGTGGCGTTGTTGTCGTTGGCGTTGCCATTGTCGCCGCGCGCGGTGAAGGCCTTGAAAACCTTCTCGCGCAAGTCGCGGCGGGAAGAGCTTTTCAGGAACGGCTCCACGGAGGAACGCGACAGCGTCACGATCGCCTTTCCGGCCATGCCGCGCTCTTCTGCCGCAGCCTTGGCTGCGGCGACGAACGCCTCGGGAAGGCCGGCGCGGTCGTCCTCGCCGAGCTCCAGGAACCAGTCCTGCTCGTCGCCGAGCAGATGGTGGCTGAAAGAGGTCCCGAGCTGGGCCAGCCGCTCGTTGATCTCGGCCCGGCGCTTCTTGGCGCCCTCGTCGAGGCCGGCGCCGGCGCGGTGGAAGTTGGTGTAGGTGCGCTCCAGGAGCCGCATCTGTTCCGTGCTCAGGCCGAGCTTGGCGCGCTTTTCGTGCAGCATCGCGATGCGGCCGAACAGCACCGCGTTCATCATGATCGGGTTCCAGTGCCGCGCCATCCGCACCGAGACCTCCTTGTCGATCTCGAGGATGGCCGGATTGGAGTGCGCCGAGACCAAGTCGTAGAACACGGCCGCGACCTTGGACAGCAGCTTGCCGGAGCGCTCCAGCGCCGTGATGGTGTTGGCGAAGTCCGGCAGGGTCGGATCATGGGTGATCGCCTGGATCTCGGCGGCATGGTCGGCAAAGGCCTGCTCGAAAGCCGGCAAAAAATGCTCCGGCTCGATCTCGGCGAACGGTGGCGTCTCGAACGGCGCCTGCCACGGCTGGAGCAGCGGATTTGTTCCGGCTTGCGGGGCGGCTGCCGCTTGCTGGGTTTCTGACATCACACTTCCCGTCTTTTCCTTGAAATATGCGGCAATCTATATCACGCCATACGGCATTTTTGGGCCTTTTGCGCTTGATAGATGGGGCCTTTTCGGAGAGATTGCGCCCCCTGAAAGGGATCTTTTTCCATGAGCTCACAGCCCGCAACCACCTCCCGCGCCATCGCTTGGCCGAGCGTCATCACCGTGATCTCGGCGGCGATCCTGATCGGCGCCGAAGTGTTCGGTGCGGCATTCGCCGGCGGCTGGGCGCTCGCGATCCTGTTCGGCCTCGACGACACCGCTGCGCACATCCTGCAGGCGGTGCTGTTTGCGATCGGCGTCGTGATCATGGCGGCATTCATCCGCGCCGCTCAACGCATCGAGCCGTTCTTCAAACGCGGCTGACGCGCGTTGGAAGAAAGCGCTGTGGCACAGGCCCAAAAGCGCTCACGGCACCTTTCAGAAATCTTAACACCCGTTCATGTTTGTCGCGATCTACGCGCTGCCAGCGCGTTCGTAAGCACGCGTTAGGGAAATTTGTCCCCAGCCTAAAAAAAATGTTGCGAAGCGAAATCAAAAGTCTTATTTCGAGCTTGCCCAATTTCGCACGTGCCTGTGGTCGTGTGTCAGTCGGTAGGTATCCGGACAAGAGGCCGGACAGCCGCCAAGGGATGAAGAACCGAGGGTCGCTCACGTTCGAGTGGCCAGCATCTCTCTCAAGAGATGCCGTTGAAGGTCTCTCCATCCTTTGCAACCGTGACTGGCAGCCGGAGGCGAACCGGCGCACCCCGCTCTCAACGGGGGACGCGACTTAAAGCAACGACGGATCGGGCTTTTTTGGTCTCTACCGGCATTCCACCGCCGGCGCGGGCTACTGAAAAGGCTTGTCCTTCATTGCCAGGTGTGCGGGCGGGAAATTCCCAACCAATCCACGGCAGCACAATTCGGTCTGAGTCCAAGGCCTTGTCGCGTCTCCATCGTGCGGCAGCGCCGGCAAACTCATGTCCGAGATCACATTTGAACGGGTCCTTGTCGCAAAGGCCGTTTGGAGGGTGCTATGACCGAACGTATTCAGGAATTTCTGCGCAACCGCCGCAGCGAGGGCCAGGACACCGAGCCGTGCCTCGTCGTCGACCTCGAAGTCGTGCGCGACAACTACGCGACCTTTGCGAAGGCGTTGCCGGACAGCCGCGTGTTCTACGCGGTGAAGGCAAACCCGGCGCCGGAAGTGCTGTCGCTGCTCGCCTCCATGGGCTCCTGCTTTGACACTGCAACCGTCGCCGAGATCGAAATGGCGCTGGCTGCCGGTGCGACGCCGGACCGCATCTCGTATGGCAATACGATCAAGAAGGAGCGCGACATCGCGCGCGCCTTCGCGCTCGGCATTCGCCTGTTCGCGGTCGACTGCTCAGCAGAGGTCGAGAAGATCGCCCGTGCCGCCCCCGGCGCAAAGGTGTTCTGCCGCATTCTCTACGACTGCGCAGGCGCCGAGTGGCCGCTGTCGCGCAAGTTCGGCTGCGATCCGGAGATGGCGGTCGAGGTGCTCGACCTCGCCAAGCGTCTGGGCCTGGAGCCGTGCGGCATTTCGTTCCACGTCGGCTCGCAGCAGCGCAAGGTGAAGGCGTGGGACCGCGCGCTGGCGATGGCCTCGACGGTGTTCCGCGACTGCGCGGAGCGCGGGATCAGCCTGTCCATGGTCAACATGGGCGGCGGCTTCCCGACCCGCTACCTCAAGGACGTTCCTCCGGTCGTGCAGTACGGCCGGTCGATCTTCCGTGCGCTGCGCAAGCACTTCGGCAACCAGATCCCGGAAACCATCATCGAGCCGGGCCGCGGCATGGTCGGAAATGCCGGCATCATCGAGACCGAAGTCGTCCTGATCTCCAGGAAGAGCGACGAGGACGAGGTGCGCTGGGTGTATCTCGACATCGGCAAGTTCGGCGGTCTCGCCGAGACGATGGACGAGTCGATCCGTTACGCCATCCGCACCCCGCATGACGGTGCGGAGATGACGCCGTGCGTGCTTGCAGGACCGACCTGCGACAGCGCCGACGTGCTGTACGAGAAGCTGCCGTATCCGCTTCCGGTAACGCTCGAGATCGGCGACAAGCTGCTGATCGAAGGCACCGGGGCCTATACGTCGACCTACTCGTCGGTGGCGTTCAACGGCATCCCGCCGCTGCGGACCTACCACATCTGAACAGCCTCGCTTGAGGCTTGAACAACGGGAGCCGGTGCGCCGGCTCCCTCCCCTGCACATGCCAATTCAATGACAACGCTTGGCGCGGCTTGATGGCCGTTGCGAGCGGGGACTGACGTGCCATGACTGCTTTGCGGAACACCACTGCTGCCCTCATCTCCGATGCCGCGCCGTTCGCGATCCGTGCGGAACGAGCCTCGGACGTCGCTGCGCGCGAGGCGCTGCTGGATGCCTGCTTTGGCGACAACCGCCATATGCGCACCTGCCAGCGCCTGCGCGAAGGACGCGCGCCCGCCGAAGGCCTTGCCTTGTCGGCCGTGCGCCAGGGCCGCGTGATCGGATCCGTGCGGTTGTGGCACGTCAGCGCCGGGGGCCAGCCAGCGCTCATGCTCGGCCCTCTGGCGGTGGAGGCCTCCTGTCGCCAGCTCGGCGTCGGGGCCGCGCTGATGGAGCAGGCGATCGCGGCGGCGAAAGCGCGCGGCCATCGCGCGGTCATCCTGCTGGGCGACGCGCCCTATTACGCCCGCTTCGGCTTCTCGACCGCCAAGACTGGCGAACTGGTACTGCCGGGCGCGTTCGAACGCGACCGGCTGCTCGGCCTCGAACTTGGCGAAGGCGGACTCGATGGCGCCTGGGGCATGATCGCCGCGACCGGTGCGCCGCTCAAATCGAAGGCTTCGCGGGCTCGCAAGGCGCTGCTCGTGCCGCATGCGGCTTAGGGCATCATGGCGGGAAGCCGGCCCGGACCAGGCGGAGGTTCGAACCGGCGCCTCCGCCGCATCGTCATGGCGGTCCTGATCGTGATCTCCGTGTTGATCGCGAGGGACTTTCTGGCGCGCCGCTGGGGCGGCTCTGCGCCGGCTGCCTCCGATGTGACCACGCCACTCCGATAGCGCCGCGAGGGGTTGCACAGGCCGGCGAAAAGCCCTTAAACCGCGCCAAACTGTGCCCCGAACTTTTCCCGAGATCACTCCAGGATCGAGGTCAGCCATGCCACGTCGCCTGATTTCCACCGGCTCACCGTTCGAGAAGACCGCCGGCTACAGCCGCGCCGTCATCGACGGCGATTTCGCCTTCGTCGCCGGCACCACCGGCTACGATTACACCACCATGGTCATTCCGGCCGATGTCACAAGCCAGGCACGCAACTGCTTTAGGAACATCGAGGCCGCCCTCAAGGAGGGTGGCTTCGCGATGGCCGATATCGTCCGCGCGACCTACTACATCACCGACCTCGCGGATGCGGACGCGTTCTTCGCGGTCTGCGGCGAGGTGTTCGGCGAAATTCGCCCGGCCACAACGCTCCTTGTCGTCGCGGGCCTCTACAAGCCTGAGATGAAGATCGAGATTGAAGTGACCGCCAAGCGCCGCACCGCCTGATCCCCGTTACTGACAGACACGATTTGGAGACCCGCTCATGAGCCCCGCCTCGCAGATCTACGCGAAAATTTCCGGCCCCATCGTGATGGTCGGCTTCGGCTCCATCGGCAAAGGCACGCTGCCGCTGATCGAGCGGCATCTCGACTACGACAAGTCGCGCGTCACCGTGATCGATCCGAAGGACGAGGGCCGCAAGGCGCATTGCGAGAAGCACAATGTACGCTTCATCCAGAAGGGCGTGACCAAAGACAATTATCGCGAGTTGCTGACCCCGCTGCTCACCGAAGGCGGCGGCCAGGGCTTTTGCGTCAATCTCTCGGTCGATACCGGCTCTACCGACATCATGGAGCTCTGCAACGAGCTTGGCGCGCTTTATATCGACACCGTCAACGAGCCCTGGCTCGGCTTCTATTTCGATGCTTCGAAGGGCCCGGAAGCGCGCTCCAACTACGCGCTTCGCGAAGCGACGCTGGCCGCCAAGAAGGCGCGTCCCGCCGGTTCGACGACGGCCGTCTCCTGCTGTGGCGCCAATCCCGGCATGGTCTCGTTTTTCGTCAAACAGGCGCTGCTCAATGTTGCCGCCGATCTGAAGCTCAATGCCCCCAAGCCGAAGACCAAGGCCGAATGGGCGGACCTGATGCGGCAGGCTGGCATCAAAGGCATCCACATCGCCGAACGCGACACCCAGCGCTCCAAATCGCCGAAAGAGCCTGATGTCTTCGTCAATACCTGGTCGGTGGAAGGTTTCCTGTCGGAAGGCGTGCAGCCGTCCGAACTCGGCTGGGGCACCCATGAAAAATGGATGCCCGAGAATGCGCGGACCCACCAAGCCGGCTGCGGCGCCGCCATCTATCTGATGCAGCCCGGCGCCAACACGCGCGTGCGCACCTGGTGCCCGACCCGCGGCGCGCAGTATGGCTTCCTCGTCACCCACAACGAGTCGATCTCGATCGCCGATTATTTCACGGTGCGCGACGCCTCGGGCACGGCGGTCTACCGGCCGACCTGCCACTACGCCTATCATCCGGCCGACGATGCCGTGCTGTCGCTGCATGAAATGTTCGGCCGCGCCGCCAAGATGCAGGAAAAGCACCACATCCTCGATGAGAACGAAATCGTCGACGGCATCGACGAACTCGGCGTGCTGCTGTTCGGCCACGACAACAATGCCTACTGGTTCGGCTCGCAGCTCTCCATCGAAGAGACCCGCCGGCTTGCGCCCTATCAGAACGCCACCGGCCTGCAGGTGACTTCAGCGGTGCTTGGCGGCATGGTGTGGGCGCTGGAAAACCCGAACGAAGGCATCGTCGAAGCCGACGAGATGGATTTCGATCGCCTGCTGGAAATCCAGATGCCATATCTCGGCCCGGTGAAAGGCTATTACACCGACTGGACGCCGCTGACGGATCGTCCGGGCCTGTTCCCAGAGGACATCGACACGTCGGATCCCTGGCAGTTCAGGAACGTGCTGGTGCGATAAACGCACTCGCCGCCCGTTGCCGTGCGAACGATGCGCCGCCCATTACCGGCGGCGCGAATGCCCATGGTCTGGGTTGTTCCGCTGCAGTGCACAGGATGCCCCGTCAAACCCCGACGTAGAACTACGCATGGGAACTTGGTGTCGTGTAACGCTCGATTAATCCAATCACGCCACGCTGAGGGGTAGTTTTGCGATGGCACAGGGCCGTCGCCGAAACCCTGAAGCGAGGGCTCCCGGTTGGAGCGACCAACATGCGAGTCATTCTTGCCATCGTCCTGTCGGCCGCAGCCTTGGCTGCCTGCACGCCCGAGAGCAACAACGACGTCACGGGCTCGATCGACACTTGCGCCCGCAAGCTCTACAGCGAGTACAATCCCAAGAACAAAAAACAGTGCGTCGCGGTGTGCATCGCCTGCGAGCGCGGCGTGACCACGACCTGCTCGACCGCCTGTACGCTGCGGGGGGCGCAGTAAGGGCGGGCACGTGGCCGTGCGTCACGTCTTCAGATAATCGAACGCCACCGTCCCCAGCCCCAACGTCAGATCCGCCTTGCAATGCAGCGCGGAGACCACCTCGCGCACCGGCAGCCGCGCCACGTCCGCGAGCGCGTGCGGAAACAGGCCGAGCGCGGCGGGGCCGGTCCAGGCTTCCTTCAGCGTGATGTCTTCCAGATAATAGCGCACCAGTTCGCAGATCCGCGGGCTGCCATCGACATGCGGGATGATCTTGAGCATGAAGTTCGGCGCCTGCATCGACTTCAGCACCGCATCATGATCGACGGCGCGGTGCTTGTAGCCCATGGTGGCGGAGGCGCACAGCACCGAGCCGTAATGTAGCGTGCCCACCAACACGTCACTCTCCACGGCGATCTTGGGCGACGCCAGTTTCTTCGGAAAGCCCCAGAGCTCGCGGCCGCCGGCGATCGGGCCCTCGTCGTCCAGATACATCGAATGAACGTAGACACCCTCCTCGCCCTTGAATCGAACCGGGATCACCTGGCCGGTTTCGGTGTAATCGCCGAAGCCGGTCGAGTCGGGCATGCGGATGAATTCGTATTTGACGATCGGCTCGGCGACTTCCAACGGCTCCGGCACCACAGCGGCGAGCGCCTCGGGATCGGTGCGATAGGTGATGATGAAATATTCGCGGTTGAAGAAGCGATAGGGCCCGGGCGGAAACGACGGGTTGGTCAGCGGCATCGAATAGGCGGTTCGCCTGACGTCGTCGATCTTCATCGGTTGCCCCCTCTGCCTTGATACGATGAGGAAATATGGCGCAGCCGACGACGACAGGCGAGACTGTAAAATCGGCAGTACGGCCAAAACGCCGTCACGATGCCGTCATGCCGCTTAGGCGACGCCGCCGAGATAGAGCCGCTTGACGATATCGTTGGCCTTCAACTCGTCGACCGACTGCGCCGCCACCGCGATCTCGCCGTGCACGATGATGTAGCCGCGGTCGGCGATCCGGATCGCCTGGTTGAAGTTCTGCTCGGCCATCAGCACCGTCAATCCTACGCGCGCCTTGAGTTCGCCGATCTTGGTAATCGTCTGCGACACCAACAGCGGCGACAGCCCGACCGACGGTTCGTCGATCAACAGCAGCCGCGGCGAGGACATCAGCGCGCGGGCAATCGCCAGCATCTGCTGCTGTCCGCCGGACATGGTGCCGGCAAGCTGACTGCGGCGCTCTTTCAGCACCGGGAACGTCTCGAACACCAGCGCGAGATTTTGCTGGATGGCGCCACGGGCCACTTTCCGGAAAGCGCCGAGCATCAGGTTTTCCGTCACCGTCAGCTTGGGAAACAGCCGCCTTCCCTCCGGCACCAGCGCGACGCCGAGGTCGACGATCGCCTCGGGCGAGAGTTTTGCAAGATCGTGCACCGCGCCGTCGATCGAAAGCGCAAGCCGGCCGCGATCCGGGCGGACCAGGCCCATGATGCACTTCATCAGCGTGCTCTTGCCGTTGCCGTTGGTGCCGAGCAAGGCCACGGTCTCACCGGCCTCGACATTCAGCGTCACGCCGCGCAGCGCCTTGACCGCGCCGTAACCGGCATCGAGACCCTCGATGGCGAGGCTAAGTGCCAAGATAGGCCTCCTGCACCCGCTTGTTGGCCATCACCTCATCGGGCGCGCCGATCGCGATGATCCTGCCGGCGTCGAGGCACATCACCCGTTCGGAAAAACGCATCACCGCCTGCATGATGTGCTCGATCATGATGATGGTGATGTCCTCCTCGCCGAGGCTGATCAGGAGATCGAGCACTTCGTCGACCTCGGAATGGGAAAGGCCCGCCATGGCCTCGTCCGAAATCAGAAGTTTCGGCCGCATCGCCATCGCGCGCGCCAGCTCCATCTTGCGCAACTCCACCTGGCTTAGCGTGTCGCTTGGGGCATAGGCCTTTGCGGCGAGCCCCATCCGCGTCAGGATGGACATTGCGACGTCTTCTTCCGGGAGAGATGAATCGACATTGGCAAAGTCGAGCCCGACCATCAGGTTTTCCAGCACCGTCATGCTCTTGAACGGCCGTGGGATCTGGAAAGACCGGGCGATGCCACGACGCGCGCGCAAGTGCGGCGGCAATTGGGTGATGTCCTCGCCGCAAAATACCACGCTGCCCGTCTGCGGACGCAACGCGCCGGAAATGCAGTTGATCAGCGTGGTCTTGCCGGATCCATTCGGTCCAATAAGGCCGAAGCGCTCGCCCTTCCTGATGTCGACGCTGATATTGTCGAGCGCGGTGAAGCCGCCGAATGTTTTGGTCAAGGTTTCGACCTGCAGCAGGGGCGCGTCCGTCACTGTCATGGCTTGCCTCCCGCGCGCAGGCGGTAGCGCGGCCGCAATAGCCCGATGATGCCCTTGGGCGCGCCGACCACGAACAGCACCAGCATGATGCCGAGCACCAGCACGTTGACCTCAGACGAGATGGTCACGGCGAGAAGCTGCTGCGTCGAGCCGAGCAGGATGGCACCGAGTACCGGGCCGATCCAGTGCGCGGTGCCACCGATCAGCGCCATCGCCAGCGCCGACACCGAATAGTTCAGATTGAACGCCGAGGAAGGATCGGCGTATTGCAGGTACATGGCGGCGGGCGCACCGGCCGCCGAAATCAGCGCGCCCGATATCATGCAGGCGACCAGCTTCAGCTTCAGCGTCGGCACCCCCGTGCATTCGGCAGCGAGTTCGTCGTCGCGCAGCGCCTGCAGGCCGCGCCCGATCCGGGAGTTCTGGATGTAGCGCGAGATCACAACGGCAATGACCGCGAGCACGGCCTGCACGAAGAACAGCATCTTCACGTAACTGTCGAACGGCGCCATCACCGGCGGCCGCTGGAGCTGGATGCCTGCCGCACCGCCGACGAATCGCCAGTTCATCACGCAGGTCTCGATGATGATGGCGAGCGCGATGGTCGCGATCGAAAAGAAGATGCCGCGCATCCGCAACGTCAACAGGCCGACCGCGAAGCCGAGCAGCATGCCGATGAGGCCGGCGACCGCGATCTGCACCACCAGCGGCGCGCCCGTCGCCTTGAACAGCGAGACCGCCGTATAAACGCCGACGCCGAAAAACGCGTTGGTGCCGAAATTGACGTAGCCGGCATAGCCACCGAGGATGCTCCAGGCGACCGCGAGCGCGATGAATTGCAGGATGACGTAGCCCGCAAAGAACGGATATTCGTTGCGGACGATCTGGGTCATCGCCAGCACGGCGACGAGAAAGACGGCCACGCCGGCCCAGAATGCGATGCTGTGGCTGCGCTTGTTCATCGGCCGAGCAGACCTTGCGGCCGGACGGCGAGGACGCCGAGCAGCATCGCGAACGAGATCGCCGGCGCCCAGGAGGCGCCGAACATCGTCAGCACGATCGATTCGGCAACACCGAGGATGATGGCCGCGATCAGCGTGCCGCTGATGCTGCCGAGCCCGGCCATGACGACGACGCAGAAGGTGCGCCCGATATAGGCGCGGTCGAGTGTCGGCTCCACCGGCGCGACGATGATCAGGAGCGCGCCGGCGATTCCGAGCACGGCGGTGGCGATCCCGAAGGCGAACTGCTTGATGCGGACCGGGTTGGCGCCCATCAGCCGCAGCGCCTCTTCGTCCTGCGCCACCGCGCGGATCGCGCGGCCCATGAAGGTTTTCGACAGATACACCGCGAGCAGCACCGTCAGCCCCAGCGCCACCGCGAACGCCACCAGCTGCCGGATCGGGATCCGGAACTCGCCGAACCGCCAGGATTTGCCGATATAGGTCGCGGTCACCGAGCGCTGGTCGACGCCGAACTGCATGATGATCAGCACTTCGATGATGAAGGCGATGCCGAAGAAGAACGCGATGCCGCGCACCCCGGCGTCGCTGCCGCGCCGCTCGAAGGTCTCGTAATAGACGCGGTAGGCGAGGAGGCCGAACAGGAAAAACAGCGGGGTGATGATCAGGCCCGCCAGCAGCGGATCGATGTCGTAGCTTTCGTTGAGCTGGTACACGCCATAGGACGCGAGCACCAGGAAGGCCGGATGCGCGACGTGGGGGACGTCGAGCAGCCCGAACGAAACGGACAGCCCGACGCTGACGGCCGCATAGAAGCAGCCGAGCAGCACCCCAAGCACCACTGCGCCAAGCAGCAGGTCCATCGAAAACACGTCAGGTCCCCCCTCGGCGACGCGCAGAAACAGCCACGAAGCCTACTTCCGGGCTGCCTCGAAGGGACTGATGAGCGTGCCGGTCTTCAATTTGTCGGGGTACAGGATCACCTGTTTGCCCGGCTTCCGAAATTGTTCGACATCCTTGTCGACCACACCCCGGAACTGCGCCTGCACCGTTGCGCTTTCTTTCCACTCGCCGTCTGCCGCGAACACGATCGGGCCGACGATGGTCTTGTGCTCGTTCTCCCGCAAATACTTTGCGAGGCCCTTCTGGTCGAGCGACTTGGTCGCGTTGACCGCCGCCTCGATCATCTGCCCGGTGGCGTAACCGTATGGCGCCAGATAATAGCCGAGCGGGTCGACCTTCGCTTCGACGGCGCGCTTGGTGTAGACCTCGAAAAACTCCTTGGTGCCGGCGTGATACATGCTCTGTTCCGGCAGCCAGGTGTTGTAGTTGACGACGCCGTTGAGCAGCGAACCGAGATTCGACATCACGGCCGCGAACTGCAGGCCGACCATGCCGCCGCCAAAGACCTTGACGTCGTCGCCGATGCCGATCTCGTTCACGGCACGCAAGATGCCGGCCGAATCCGGCGGATAGGACGCGACGTAGACGATATCGGGCTTGGTCGCCTTGAGCGCGCGAATGATGGACGCAAACTCGACCGTGTTCGGCGGATAGGACTGATCGAACACGACGGGGAGGTTGCGCTTCTTGGCGACATCGCGGGCCGTCAGCGCCAGGTTCTGGGCGAACTCCTGGTCGGCCGCGAGCAGCGCCATGTTCTTGCCGCCGGCCTTCTGCGCCAGGTCGATGAACGACGAGGCCCAACTGTCCGCCGGCCCCCACGGCGCGTTATTGAACCACATGTCGTGGCCGACCTTGCTGTTCACCTGGAACGAGAAATTGCCCATCAACAGCAAGCCGCGCTGCTTGACGAACGGCATGATCGGCGCGGTCGGCACCGTCGCATAGGGCGCGAACAGCAGATCGACCTTGTCGACATCGACCAGCTTGGAGTAGATCGCCGGCGTCTCCGAGGCGCTCGACTTGTCGTCGTAGACGATCAGCTCGACCTTGCGGCCGAGCAGGCCGCCCTTGGCATTGATATCGTCGCGCCAGATTTCGATCCCGAGCAGCGAAGCCTTGCCGCCGCCGGCAAGCCCGCCGGTCTGCGGCATCGACATGCCGATCTTGATCGGCGGTTGTTGTGCGAGCGCGCCTGTAGCCCGCCCTGCGACCGCCGCGGCCATCGCGCCGCCGAGAAATGTCCTGCGTTTCATTACTTCCCCCTTATTCGTTTTGTTTTCTGTGTGATTTTGGTTTCGCCGGATCTTCGTCCGGTCGATGATCGGATGCGCCTATGCCGGGATTATCCGGCGCCTGCCGGCGCGGTTTCGTTTCTGGCCGATTGTTTCATGATCGCAGACGGATCGGCGCCGACGCGCCCGCTGGTCTTGTCGGCCTCGCTCTCGCGCGACAGCCGCATGTCGAAGCGGATGCTCGGC
It contains:
- a CDS encoding M3 family metallopeptidase; the protein is MSETQQAAAAPQAGTNPLLQPWQAPFETPPFAEIEPEHFLPAFEQAFADHAAEIQAITHDPTLPDFANTITALERSGKLLSKVAAVFYDLVSAHSNPAILEIDKEVSVRMARHWNPIMMNAVLFGRIAMLHEKRAKLGLSTEQMRLLERTYTNFHRAGAGLDEGAKKRRAEINERLAQLGTSFSHHLLGDEQDWFLELGEDDRAGLPEAFVAAAKAAAEERGMAGKAIVTLSRSSVEPFLKSSSRRDLREKVFKAFTARGDNGNANDNNATIVEILALREEAAKIMGYPTYAAYRLEDSMAKTPEAVRSLLERVWKPARARALADRDALQALIAEEGGNFTLAPWDWRYYAEILRQRRADFDDAAIKPYLVLDHMIEAAFDCATRLFGITFSERKDVPVWHPDVRVWEVRGAEGKHKALFYGDYFARSSKRSGAWMTSLRDQQKLDGEVAPLIINVCNFAKGADGQPSLLSPDDARTLFHEFGHGLHGMLSNVTYPSLSGTSVFTDFVELPSQLYEHWQEQPQVLRQFAKHYQTGEALPDDLLQRFLAARKFNQGFATVEFVSSALIDLEFHTQPAEASRDVGAFEKAELEKIGMPAEIALRHRPTQFGHIFSGDHYASGYYSYMWSEVMDADAFGAFEEAGDIFDTATAKRLHDDIYSSGGSRDPEDAYVAFRGREPEADALLRRRGLLETPEAA
- a CDS encoding type III PLP-dependent enzyme — translated: MTERIQEFLRNRRSEGQDTEPCLVVDLEVVRDNYATFAKALPDSRVFYAVKANPAPEVLSLLASMGSCFDTATVAEIEMALAAGATPDRISYGNTIKKERDIARAFALGIRLFAVDCSAEVEKIARAAPGAKVFCRILYDCAGAEWPLSRKFGCDPEMAVEVLDLAKRLGLEPCGISFHVGSQQRKVKAWDRALAMASTVFRDCAERGISLSMVNMGGGFPTRYLKDVPPVVQYGRSIFRALRKHFGNQIPETIIEPGRGMVGNAGIIETEVVLISRKSDEDEVRWVYLDIGKFGGLAETMDESIRYAIRTPHDGAEMTPCVLAGPTCDSADVLYEKLPYPLPVTLEIGDKLLIEGTGAYTSTYSSVAFNGIPPLRTYHI
- a CDS encoding GNAT family N-acetyltransferase; its protein translation is MTALRNTTAALISDAAPFAIRAERASDVAAREALLDACFGDNRHMRTCQRLREGRAPAEGLALSAVRQGRVIGSVRLWHVSAGGQPALMLGPLAVEASCRQLGVGAALMEQAIAAAKARGHRAVILLGDAPYYARFGFSTAKTGELVLPGAFERDRLLGLELGEGGLDGAWGMIAATGAPLKSKASRARKALLVPHAA
- a CDS encoding RidA family protein, with the protein product MPRRLISTGSPFEKTAGYSRAVIDGDFAFVAGTTGYDYTTMVIPADVTSQARNCFRNIEAALKEGGFAMADIVRATYYITDLADADAFFAVCGEVFGEIRPATTLLVVAGLYKPEMKIEIEVTAKRRTA
- a CDS encoding homospermidine synthase translates to MSPASQIYAKISGPIVMVGFGSIGKGTLPLIERHLDYDKSRVTVIDPKDEGRKAHCEKHNVRFIQKGVTKDNYRELLTPLLTEGGGQGFCVNLSVDTGSTDIMELCNELGALYIDTVNEPWLGFYFDASKGPEARSNYALREATLAAKKARPAGSTTAVSCCGANPGMVSFFVKQALLNVAADLKLNAPKPKTKAEWADLMRQAGIKGIHIAERDTQRSKSPKEPDVFVNTWSVEGFLSEGVQPSELGWGTHEKWMPENARTHQAGCGAAIYLMQPGANTRVRTWCPTRGAQYGFLVTHNESISIADYFTVRDASGTAVYRPTCHYAYHPADDAVLSLHEMFGRAAKMQEKHHILDENEIVDGIDELGVLLFGHDNNAYWFGSQLSIEETRRLAPYQNATGLQVTSAVLGGMVWALENPNEGIVEADEMDFDRLLEIQMPYLGPVKGYYTDWTPLTDRPGLFPEDIDTSDPWQFRNVLVR
- a CDS encoding acetoacetate decarboxylase, encoding MKIDDVRRTAYSMPLTNPSFPPGPYRFFNREYFIITYRTDPEALAAVVPEPLEVAEPIVKYEFIRMPDSTGFGDYTETGQVIPVRFKGEEGVYVHSMYLDDEGPIAGGRELWGFPKKLASPKIAVESDVLVGTLHYGSVLCASATMGYKHRAVDHDAVLKSMQAPNFMLKIIPHVDGSPRICELVRYYLEDITLKEAWTGPAALGLFPHALADVARLPVREVVSALHCKADLTLGLGTVAFDYLKT
- a CDS encoding ABC transporter ATP-binding protein; this encodes MALSLAIEGLDAGYGAVKALRGVTLNVEAGETVALLGTNGNGKSTLMKCIMGLVRPDRGRLALSIDGAVHDLAKLSPEAIVDLGVALVPEGRRLFPKLTVTENLMLGAFRKVARGAIQQNLALVFETFPVLKERRSQLAGTMSGGQQQMLAIARALMSSPRLLLIDEPSVGLSPLLVSQTITKIGELKARVGLTVLMAEQNFNQAIRIADRGYIIVHGEIAVAAQSVDELKANDIVKRLYLGGVA
- a CDS encoding ABC transporter ATP-binding protein — encoded protein: MTVTDAPLLQVETLTKTFGGFTALDNISVDIRKGERFGLIGPNGSGKTTLINCISGALRPQTGSVVFCGEDITQLPPHLRARRGIARSFQIPRPFKSMTVLENLMVGLDFANVDSSLPEEDVAMSILTRMGLAAKAYAPSDTLSQVELRKMELARAMAMRPKLLISDEAMAGLSHSEVDEVLDLLISLGEEDITIIMIEHIMQAVMRFSERVMCLDAGRIIAIGAPDEVMANKRVQEAYLGT
- a CDS encoding branched-chain amino acid ABC transporter permease; this encodes MNKRSHSIAFWAGVAVFLVAVLAMTQIVRNEYPFFAGYVILQFIALAVAWSILGGYAGYVNFGTNAFFGVGVYTAVSLFKATGAPLVVQIAVAGLIGMLLGFAVGLLTLRMRGIFFSIATIALAIIIETCVMNWRFVGGAAGIQLQRPPVMAPFDSYVKMLFFVQAVLAVIAVVISRYIQNSRIGRGLQALRDDELAAECTGVPTLKLKLVACMISGALISAAGAPAAMYLQYADPSSAFNLNYSVSALAMALIGGTAHWIGPVLGAILLGSTQQLLAVTISSEVNVLVLGIMLVLFVVGAPKGIIGLLRPRYRLRAGGKP